The Actinosynnema mirum DSM 43827 genomic interval ATGGAGTCGGCGCGGAAGTGGAGCAGGTGCTCGGCGGCGGCGCGGCCGTCCGGGAAGCCGGAGATCACGGCGCCGTCGACCGGGGTGCTGCGGCCGGTGCCGCGCTGGTCGACCAGGACCACGCGGTAGGTGCGCAGCGCCTCGGCGAGCCAGCCGTCGACCCGCTCGGGGCGCGGGTTCGCGCCGCCGGGACCGCCCTGCAGGTAGGTCAGCAGCGGCAGGTCCTCGCGCCTGCGGTCCGGGTCGGTGAACTCGCGGACGAACAGCTCCACGGTCCGCTCGTCCGGGGCGTGCCAGTCCAGCGGGGCGTCGACGGTGAACTCGCGCACCCACGCGCCGGGCACGGGGTACTCGACGGCGTTCGACTGGGAGGGGGGCGGGTCGGCAGGGCTCATGCGGTGACCTCGGTCGGGTTGTCCTCGTCGGCCGGGCCGTTCCCGGCGGACGGCCCATTGTCCGCGTCCGTTCGGTCGACACCAACCCCGGCGTCGTGCTCGGCAGCCTCGTGCTCGGCGGCCTCGTGGTGGGCCGCCTCGTGCTTGGCCGCGTTGCGCAGCCGCGCCTGCTCCCACTCGGGCCGGATGCGCGGCACGGCGGCCAGCAGCGTGCGGGTGTACTCGTGCTGCGGGTCGTCGAACACCGCGTCCCGCTCCCCCGCCTCCACCACCCGACCGGCCGTCATGACCGCGACGGTGGTCGCGATCTGCCGCACCACCGCCAGGTCGTGCGCGATGAACAGGCAGCCGAAGCCCTCCTCGCGCTGCAGGTCCCGCAGCAGGTTGATGATCTGCGCCTGCACCGAGACGTCCAGCGCCGACACGGCCTCGTCGCACACCAGCACGCGCGGTCCCACGGCGAGCGCGCGGGCGATGCCGATGCGCTGCGCCTGCCCGCCGGAGAACTGCGCCGGGAACCGGCTGACGTGGTCCGGGTCGAGCCCGACCCGCTCCAGCAGCCCCTGCGCGAACGCCCTGGTCCCACCGGGGACCGGCCGCTTCTGGTACCGCAGCGGCGCGGTCACGATCCGCTCGACGGTGTGCCGGGGGTTGAGCGAGGAGAACGGGTCCTGGAACACCACCTGGACCTGCCGCCGCACCTCCAGCAGCTCCGCCCCGGTGACCGAGGTGATGTCGCGCCCGTCGAGCCGCACGGCGCCGGAGGTGACGTCGATCAGCCGGGACGCGAGCCGCGCGGTGGTGGACTTGCCGGAGCCGGACTCGCCGACCAGCGCGAGGGTCTGGCCCGCGTGCAGGTCGAACGAGACGTCGTCCACCGCGCGGAACCTGCGCGCCGGGCGCAGCAGTCCGGCGGTGCCCGCGACCGGGAACTCCTTGACCAGGCCGCGGGCGCTGAGCAGCGGTTCGGTGCTCATTCCCCTCCTCCCGTGGTGCGCAGCGCGCCGATGCTGTCGTCGATGCGCGGGACGGCGTCGAGCAGCGCCCGCGTGTACGGGTGCCGGGGGTCGGAGAAGACCCGCTCGGTCGTCCCCGCCTCCACCACCTTGCCCTTGCGCATCACGACGAGCTCGTCGGCGACCTCGCTGACCACGGCGAGGTCGTGCGTGATGAGGACGAGCGCGGCCCCGGTGTCCCGGCGCACCTCGGTGAGCAGGTCCAGGATCTGGGCCTGCACGGTGACGTCGAGCGCGGTGGTCGGCTCGTCCGCGATGATCAGCTCCGGTTCGGCGCTGAGCGCCATGGCGATCATGACGCGCTGGCGCATCCCGCCGGAGAACTGGTGCGGGTAGTCGTCCACGCGCCGACCGGCCTCGCGGATGTGCACCCGCTCCATGGCCTCGACCGCGGCGGCGCGGGCGGCCCGCCGGGACACGCCCGGCCGGTGCGCCCGGTACGCCTCGGCGATCTGCGCGCCGACCGTGTAGTAGGGGTTGAGGGAGGACAGCGGGTCCTGGAACACCATGGCGATCCGGTCCCCGCGCACCGCCCGCATCCGCCGGTCGGACAGCTCGGCGAGGTCCTGCCCGCCGAAGGTGATCGAACCGGCGCGGCCCGCCCCCTTCGGCAGCAGGCCCATGATCGCCAGGCTGGTCATGGACTTGCCCGACCCGGACTCGCCGACGATGCCGAGCGAGCCCCCGGCGGGCACCGAGAAGTCGATCGCGTCGACCACCGGAACGCCCTTGAAGGACACGGTCAGCCCGCGCACGTCCAGCAGCTCGCTCACGCGGTCGCCCCCGCCCTGACCCGAGGGTCGATCACCGAGTACAGCAGGTCGACCACCATGTTGCCGACGACCACGAAGAACGCGGCGAGCAGCGTGACGGCCATGATCACCGGCTGGTCGTTCTTGGTGATGGAGTCGGCGGCGAGCTTGCCGACGCCGTTGATCCCGAACACGGTCTCGGTGATCAGGGCGCCGCCGAGCAGGCCTGCGAAGTCCATGCCCGCGATGGTCACGATGGGCGTGAGCGCCGGGCGCAGCGCGTGCCGCCGCCACACCAGCGACGGTTGCAGGCCCTTGGCGCGGGCCGTGCGCACGTAGTTCTCGCCGAGCGTGTCGAGCACGTTCGCGCGGGTGAGCCGGGTGTACGAGGACGCGTAGCCGATCGCGAGGACCGTCCACGGCAGGACGAAGTTCAGGAACCACTGGACGGGGTCGTCCAGGAACGGCACGGCCTGCGGGAACGGCAGCCACTGCAACCAGATCACGAACACGTACTGGAGCGCGAGCGCGAGCACGTAGTTCGGGATCGACATGCCGCCGAGGGTGAGGCCGGTGATGAACTTGTCCGCGAACCTCCCCTCGCGCACCGCGCTGACCAGACCGCCGATCACGCCCATGGACAGCCACAGCACGGCGGCGCCGATCGCGACCACCGCGGTGACCGGCAGGCGCTGCACGATCATGTCGGTGACCAGCTGCGAGGTCTGGAACGAGTAGCCCAGGCACGGGGCGTGGCACTCGATCAGCGACGGCCCGCTGCCGTAGTCGCGGCCGACGAACAGGCCCGCGAGGAACAGCCCGAACTGGGTGAGGAACGGCGCGTCCAGGCCGAGGTTGGCGCGGATCTGGTCGATGCGCTCGGGCGTGCAGTTCTTGCCGCAGATCTGCACGGCCGGGTCCGGCGAGAGCGCG includes:
- a CDS encoding ATP-binding cassette domain-containing protein — protein: MSTEPLLSARGLVKEFPVAGTAGLLRPARRFRAVDDVSFDLHAGQTLALVGESGSGKSTTARLASRLIDVTSGAVRLDGRDITSVTGAELLEVRRQVQVVFQDPFSSLNPRHTVERIVTAPLRYQKRPVPGGTRAFAQGLLERVGLDPDHVSRFPAQFSGGQAQRIGIARALAVGPRVLVCDEAVSALDVSVQAQIINLLRDLQREEGFGCLFIAHDLAVVRQIATTVAVMTAGRVVEAGERDAVFDDPQHEYTRTLLAAVPRIRPEWEQARLRNAAKHEAAHHEAAEHEAAEHDAGVGVDRTDADNGPSAGNGPADEDNPTEVTA
- a CDS encoding ABC transporter ATP-binding protein; amino-acid sequence: MSELLDVRGLTVSFKGVPVVDAIDFSVPAGGSLGIVGESGSGKSMTSLAIMGLLPKGAGRAGSITFGGQDLAELSDRRMRAVRGDRIAMVFQDPLSSLNPYYTVGAQIAEAYRAHRPGVSRRAARAAAVEAMERVHIREAGRRVDDYPHQFSGGMRQRVMIAMALSAEPELIIADEPTTALDVTVQAQILDLLTEVRRDTGAALVLITHDLAVVSEVADELVVMRKGKVVEAGTTERVFSDPRHPYTRALLDAVPRIDDSIGALRTTGGGE
- a CDS encoding ABC transporter permease — translated: MTRYVVNRVLGMVVVLFLVCLFTYLVFFALSPDPAVQICGKNCTPERIDQIRANLGLDAPFLTQFGLFLAGLFVGRDYGSGPSLIECHAPCLGYSFQTSQLVTDMIVQRLPVTAVVAIGAAVLWLSMGVIGGLVSAVREGRFADKFITGLTLGGMSIPNYVLALALQYVFVIWLQWLPFPQAVPFLDDPVQWFLNFVLPWTVLAIGYASSYTRLTRANVLDTLGENYVRTARAKGLQPSLVWRRHALRPALTPIVTIAGMDFAGLLGGALITETVFGINGVGKLAADSITKNDQPVIMAVTLLAAFFVVVGNMVVDLLYSVIDPRVRAGATA